In Pedobacter heparinus DSM 2366, the following are encoded in one genomic region:
- a CDS encoding DUF6266 family protein — MGIIRQGIFGGFEGRTGPLVGRKVKGKSIIAAFPRKNTKPRTAAQIDQRLKFDLVIGFLKWLKCLIAIGFKDPDGKKNSFNTAVKYNFKRIITGTSPNYSIDYSKLVFSRGSLAGPNSPSVSLETNTLIINWQPDVQQRFNQHTDRASFLVYCPGKIEIIIHTSSTERSALGYRIAIPQNFEGNEMYVFMSFSSANGKVVSDSKFLGTI, encoded by the coding sequence ATGGGAATAATCAGACAAGGAATATTTGGTGGTTTTGAAGGCAGAACCGGGCCATTGGTTGGCCGTAAAGTGAAAGGCAAAAGTATAATAGCTGCATTTCCGCGTAAGAATACAAAACCAAGAACAGCAGCGCAAATAGATCAGCGGCTGAAGTTTGACCTGGTGATTGGCTTTTTGAAATGGTTAAAGTGCTTAATAGCTATAGGTTTTAAAGACCCTGATGGTAAAAAGAACAGCTTTAATACAGCAGTGAAGTACAATTTTAAACGCATTATTACGGGGACTTCGCCAAATTATAGTATAGATTACAGTAAGCTGGTTTTTAGTAGAGGTAGCCTGGCCGGGCCAAATAGTCCTTCGGTTAGTTTGGAAACCAATACTTTGATCATTAACTGGCAGCCGGATGTGCAGCAACGGTTTAACCAGCATACGGACAGGGCCAGCTTTTTGGTGTATTGCCCTGGAAAAATTGAGATTATAATACATACAAGCAGTACTGAAAGATCGGCTTTGGGCTACAGAATAGCCATACCGCAGAATTTTGAAGGTAATGAAATGTATGTGTTTATGAGTTTTAGCAGTGCAAATGGAAAAGTAGTAAGTGACAGTAAATTTTTAGGAACAATTTAA
- a CDS encoding Panacea domain-containing protein, with protein MQVFNVDKEKTLNAALLILNKLGQADYHKIFKILYFAEQQHLKNYGQPLTGDVYQAMPYGPVPSFLYDVFKASENQASPFSEALELSKAFTVSRKDKIPYVSPTREADIDQLAETNIEAIMASIEENYALTFKEITDKSHDSAWAKAEQATETEMSYLDIAESAEASPEILKYISLQAENHNLRIS; from the coding sequence ATGCAAGTATTTAATGTAGATAAAGAGAAAACACTCAACGCTGCCCTTCTTATTTTAAATAAGTTAGGCCAAGCGGACTACCATAAGATATTTAAGATCTTGTACTTCGCTGAACAACAGCACTTGAAAAATTATGGGCAGCCATTAACGGGAGACGTATACCAGGCTATGCCTTATGGGCCTGTTCCTTCTTTTTTGTATGATGTTTTTAAAGCTTCGGAGAATCAGGCTTCGCCATTTAGTGAAGCATTAGAATTATCAAAAGCATTTACCGTATCACGTAAAGATAAAATTCCTTATGTAAGCCCAACTCGGGAGGCGGACATTGATCAGTTAGCTGAAACAAATATAGAAGCCATTATGGCTTCTATTGAAGAAAATTATGCACTTACCTTCAAGGAGATAACTGATAAATCACACGACTCTGCCTGGGCAAAGGCAGAGCAGGCCACTGAAACTGAAATGTCTTATTTAGATATTGCGGAATCTGCTGAAGCTAGTCCGGAAATTTTGAAATATATTTCTCTTCAAGCTGAAAATCATAATCTTCGAATATCTTAA
- a CDS encoding sensor histidine kinase, which translates to MKHHQPVQRSERTTTREIALFVFVLLVMSILYGTPRLFSQGFSAAFLLETGVDCLMMTIACLPIWWLHFRKLVHLPMKTRFALHILTAFLYYGIWAGLYYLYNPMVGLPTMNRNQFFQNIGPNLLFYIQVFSSLHIDLFFREREAQQLREQELRELAFKGEINALKAQIQPHFLFNTLNSISASLPGEQEHSRVLIARLADTFRYALQSTQQDLVPLSQELDFMHTYLSLEQGRFGKRLAFSIEGTEGTAEILIPPMLLQPFVENAIKHGIEPSIEGGSVIISCIRESKKVGIYIENTGSPYVGNPEDLFLGKGVGVKNTAKRLENQFAEKLQVSINDKGGLRIHFCIPG; encoded by the coding sequence ATGAAACATCATCAGCCAGTACAACGTTCTGAACGTACCACTACACGAGAGATTGCGCTGTTCGTCTTCGTTTTGCTGGTCATGAGCATTTTGTATGGAACACCCCGGTTGTTTTCACAAGGGTTTAGCGCTGCTTTTCTTTTGGAAACAGGTGTAGATTGCCTGATGATGACTATTGCATGTCTTCCGATTTGGTGGCTGCACTTTCGTAAGCTGGTCCATCTGCCAATGAAAACGAGGTTTGCCCTGCATATTCTTACAGCTTTTCTTTATTATGGCATTTGGGCTGGCCTGTATTACTTATATAATCCTATGGTCGGATTACCAACAATGAACCGAAACCAGTTTTTCCAGAATATCGGTCCTAATTTGCTTTTTTATATTCAGGTTTTCAGCTCCTTACATATTGATCTGTTTTTTCGTGAACGTGAGGCGCAGCAACTTCGTGAACAGGAACTCAGGGAGCTGGCATTCAAAGGAGAAATCAATGCGTTAAAAGCACAGATCCAGCCCCATTTTCTATTTAATACCCTCAATAGCATCAGCGCATCTCTGCCTGGCGAGCAGGAACATAGCCGGGTGCTCATTGCCCGGCTGGCAGATACCTTTCGTTACGCGCTCCAGTCCACACAGCAGGACCTGGTTCCCTTGTCACAGGAATTGGACTTTATGCATACCTATCTTTCTTTAGAGCAAGGTAGATTTGGAAAAAGGCTGGCTTTTTCGATCGAAGGCACCGAAGGAACAGCTGAGATTTTAATTCCTCCAATGCTACTTCAGCCTTTTGTTGAAAATGCGATTAAACATGGCATTGAGCCATCAATAGAAGGGGGAAGCGTGATCATCAGCTGCATTCGGGAAAGTAAGAAAGTCGGGATCTATATTGAAAACACCGGAAGCCCGTATGTGGGAAACCCGGAGGATCTGTTTCTTGGTAAGGGTGTGGGTGTAAAGAATACCGCCAAAAGGCTGGAAAATCAATTTGCGGAGAAACTACAGGTTTCCATAAACGATAAAGGCGGACTGAGGATTCACTTTTGCATTCCAGGTTAG
- a CDS encoding TetR/AcrR family transcriptional regulator translates to MSYIAAIMNPTDTQQKIIDAAIAIFNEDFSAPLEKVAEKAAITRRTLHRYFKDRNDLVMLCERDMQFKCRKSMAEAMNSSTVPLVQLENMLYAGINCGAKYSFFNKIHSRHEHQHNTENEACAEYDAMYENYKNIIFLLQENGQISRHLTVEWILTLFSSVINAAVQAESAGSIARNSVKKFAWYSFSKGIGI, encoded by the coding sequence ATGTCGTATATTGCAGCCATAATGAATCCTACAGATACGCAACAGAAAATCATAGACGCAGCTATAGCGATCTTTAACGAAGACTTTTCTGCTCCTCTTGAAAAAGTAGCGGAAAAAGCTGCGATCACCCGAAGAACATTACACCGTTATTTTAAAGACAGAAATGATCTGGTCATGCTTTGCGAAAGAGATATGCAATTTAAATGCAGAAAATCGATGGCAGAGGCAATGAACAGCTCCACGGTGCCTTTAGTACAGCTGGAAAACATGCTGTATGCCGGAATAAACTGTGGTGCAAAGTATTCCTTTTTTAATAAAATCCACAGCAGGCACGAGCATCAGCATAACACTGAAAATGAAGCCTGTGCCGAATACGATGCCATGTATGAGAACTATAAAAACATCATATTTCTGCTGCAGGAAAACGGACAGATCAGCAGACATCTCACTGTAGAATGGATATTAACCCTTTTTAGCAGCGTGATCAATGCAGCAGTTCAGGCAGAATCTGCAGGCTCAATTGCCCGAAACAGCGTCAAAAAATTTGCCTGGTATTCCTTCAGCAAAGGAATCGGGATATAA
- a CDS encoding DUF4345 domain-containing protein, which produces MNTQKITKISSQIYIGFSILSIAYVSVLSIYNPQGTMDLVATRLPNTDAISSIRGIYGGVGLVICFSLVHLLLKDVKKALIFLSLFWLAYSISRLITILVDGPLGEFGSQWLVIESTLGILALVLLLFYRRFR; this is translated from the coding sequence ATGAATACACAGAAAATCACCAAAATAAGTAGTCAAATTTATATCGGTTTTTCAATCTTGAGTATCGCTTATGTTAGTGTTTTATCAATTTATAATCCGCAGGGAACTATGGATTTGGTAGCTACGCGATTACCTAATACAGATGCCATAAGTTCCATAAGAGGTATATATGGTGGCGTTGGTTTAGTTATTTGCTTTTCTCTAGTTCACCTTTTGTTAAAGGATGTAAAAAAGGCGCTCATTTTTCTTTCACTGTTTTGGTTAGCCTATTCTATCTCTAGATTGATAACAATCTTGGTTGATGGGCCTTTGGGCGAATTTGGTTCGCAATGGTTGGTCATAGAGTCTACTTTAGGCATTTTGGCTTTAGTATTATTGCTGTTTTACAGACGCTTTAGATAA
- a CDS encoding DUF6266 family protein: protein MAYYAINHRIQIWGAFGGFQKKTGALVGHYVNGQNVITAIPHPSQNPPTIPQLNARAKFKTVIDFQRRLTPLIRIGYQNAHKEKQTAFNAAFVDNYAKAVTGVAPNYTIDYEKFAYSKGQLSKAYDAEILTAVAATIQYSWLATLATGIGGPTDMATLMVYNPLKDQFVVLTNAAARSALTYSLLVPGDFSGDDVHCWISFVAANGKMASDSFYVGEFTVV, encoded by the coding sequence ATGGCTTATTATGCGATTAACCACCGAATTCAAATTTGGGGAGCCTTTGGTGGTTTCCAGAAAAAAACCGGTGCGCTTGTAGGGCATTATGTCAATGGACAGAACGTGATTACAGCTATCCCCCACCCTTCACAAAATCCGCCTACAATTCCGCAGCTGAATGCAAGGGCCAAGTTTAAAACGGTAATCGACTTTCAGCGGCGATTGACCCCGCTGATCAGGATCGGTTACCAGAATGCGCATAAGGAGAAGCAGACTGCGTTTAATGCAGCTTTTGTGGACAATTATGCAAAAGCAGTAACGGGTGTAGCACCAAACTATACCATAGACTATGAAAAGTTTGCCTACAGCAAAGGGCAGCTGAGTAAGGCTTACGATGCAGAGATCCTTACTGCTGTTGCCGCCACCATTCAGTACAGCTGGCTGGCTACTTTGGCTACGGGTATTGGCGGGCCAACGGACATGGCTACACTGATGGTATACAATCCATTGAAAGACCAGTTTGTGGTATTGACCAATGCAGCGGCCCGGTCGGCACTGACCTACAGTTTGCTGGTACCAGGGGATTTTAGCGGTGATGATGTACACTGCTGGATATCGTTTGTAGCAGCCAATGGTAAAATGGCGAGTGATTCCTTTTATGTAGGGGAGTTTACGGTTGTGTAA
- a CDS encoding NAD(P)/FAD-dependent oxidoreductase, with protein sequence MIIKNFDVIIIGGSYAGLSAALSLGRAIRKVLVIDSGKPCNRHTPHSHNFLTQDGKTPAAIAEIGKEQVLQYPTTQFMDAQVTAVKREKAQFLVSTSGHHDLTAKKVLFATGVKDLMPNIESFDDCWGISAIHCPYCHGYEYKGQKTGLLANGDIAFEFSHLLYNWTDQLTIFTNGPSTITAAQADQLALKHIFIVEKKIRKFQHLKGYIQSVSFNDGSTFQLDAIYAKLLFEQHCLIPEHLGCEINEQGYIQIDEFQRTSVPGIYAAGDNTTGMRSVASAVAAGTKAGAFINHDLISGK encoded by the coding sequence ATGATCATTAAAAACTTTGACGTCATCATCATCGGAGGTAGTTATGCCGGTTTATCTGCGGCCCTCTCCCTCGGCAGAGCCATTAGAAAAGTATTGGTTATTGACAGTGGAAAGCCTTGCAACCGTCACACCCCTCATTCTCACAATTTCCTTACACAAGATGGAAAAACACCCGCTGCTATTGCAGAAATTGGAAAGGAACAAGTCCTGCAATACCCAACAACACAGTTCATGGATGCACAGGTTACAGCAGTAAAAAGAGAGAAAGCACAGTTTCTCGTATCCACCTCCGGCCATCACGATCTTACCGCAAAAAAAGTGCTGTTTGCAACTGGAGTAAAAGATCTGATGCCAAATATCGAATCCTTTGATGATTGCTGGGGAATCTCAGCTATACATTGCCCATATTGTCATGGGTACGAATATAAAGGGCAAAAAACGGGTTTACTAGCCAATGGCGACATCGCCTTTGAATTCAGTCATCTGCTCTACAACTGGACAGACCAGCTAACTATTTTCACCAATGGCCCATCCACCATTACAGCAGCACAGGCAGATCAGCTTGCACTTAAGCACATATTTATAGTAGAAAAGAAGATCAGAAAGTTCCAGCATCTCAAGGGTTATATTCAGTCCGTGAGTTTTAATGATGGAAGTACCTTTCAGCTCGATGCTATCTATGCAAAACTTCTATTCGAACAACACTGCCTGATTCCTGAGCATCTCGGGTGTGAAATTAACGAACAAGGATATATTCAAATAGATGAATTCCAAAGAACCTCCGTGCCAGGTATATATGCTGCAGGCGACAATACCACAGGCATGCGCTCTGTCGCATCCGCTGTCGCTGCCGGAACAAAAGCCGGTGCTTTTATAAACCACGATCTGATTTCCGGAAAATAA
- a CDS encoding DUF6266 family protein, producing the protein MAILKNGIAGNYSGKIGNLVFYEINGKQVVRTLGKTAKPATEAQLSCRQQIAVINCFLKRITEFVNIGFKIKAQATNKGAYNMAVSYNKKQALKGIYPNIEMDYPSVLLTQGSLTGVISPAVEQLPEGMRFTWLCPTEFAWPFENDQVMMLAYFPNLKEAVFNLYGAKRSACEDVLQLRPGLLTEYMEVYISFIAEDRNNIADSTYLGSFNQ; encoded by the coding sequence ATGGCAATTTTAAAAAATGGAATAGCAGGTAATTACAGTGGTAAAATAGGAAACCTTGTATTTTACGAAATTAATGGCAAGCAGGTGGTACGTACCCTTGGTAAAACTGCCAAGCCAGCAACTGAGGCACAATTGAGTTGCAGACAGCAAATTGCTGTAATAAATTGCTTTTTAAAGCGGATTACGGAATTTGTGAATATTGGTTTTAAAATAAAAGCCCAAGCGACAAACAAAGGGGCTTATAATATGGCGGTTTCTTATAACAAAAAACAGGCATTAAAGGGGATTTACCCCAATATCGAAATGGATTATCCATCGGTATTGCTTACTCAGGGTAGTCTTACAGGTGTCATAAGCCCAGCGGTTGAACAGCTACCGGAAGGCATGAGATTTACCTGGCTCTGCCCTACTGAATTTGCCTGGCCCTTTGAAAATGATCAGGTGATGATGCTGGCCTATTTCCCCAATTTAAAAGAGGCCGTATTTAATTTATATGGGGCAAAAAGATCAGCCTGTGAAGATGTGCTGCAGCTACGGCCTGGTTTGCTTACCGAATATATGGAGGTTTATATCTCCTTTATAGCGGAAGACAGAAACAATATTGCGGATAGCACTTATCTGGGAAGTTTTAACCAGTAA
- a CDS encoding cyclophilin-like fold protein → MKMKALILALMIGIHFSACSKDENSAKADNPGSPLSTNTTKMKITIGSSVFTATLYDNPTATAFKARLPLTINMTELNGNEKYYDFPSPLPTNASVGGNIKVGDLMLYGNNVLVLFYKNFNTSYSYTKLGYVDNPTGLAISLGTGNVVLKFENN, encoded by the coding sequence ATGAAAATGAAAGCTTTAATCTTGGCGCTGATGATTGGCATCCACTTTAGCGCCTGTTCCAAGGATGAAAATTCTGCAAAGGCAGACAATCCGGGTTCACCATTAAGTACAAATACAACCAAAATGAAAATTACAATTGGCTCATCAGTTTTTACAGCAACGCTGTATGATAACCCAACTGCAACTGCGTTTAAAGCAAGGCTACCGCTTACTATAAATATGACTGAACTGAATGGCAATGAAAAATACTATGATTTTCCTAGCCCACTGCCTACAAATGCTTCAGTTGGAGGTAATATAAAAGTTGGCGATCTAATGCTTTACGGAAACAATGTTTTGGTGCTTTTTTATAAAAATTTCAACACTTCATACAGCTACACAAAACTTGGATACGTTGACAACCCTACAGGACTTGCTATATCGTTGGGTACAGGTAATGTAGTCCTGAAGTTTGAAAATAATTAA
- a CDS encoding lipocalin family protein, giving the protein MKHNVNTVFFYMIIMAVTILYISCTPSDANGIKQSASFTGKSWKLHSLSVAPAIDWDVDGKKETDILAKMEDCEKDDLLLLRNNNTIVRNAGKLKCDQDDEQEKETGSWSYDKASKKLTIKEDNDAQVLNVVESSGNRFVVTYTWKATNGTSHQMTAVYN; this is encoded by the coding sequence ATGAAACACAATGTTAATACTGTATTTTTTTACATGATAATAATGGCCGTTACCATACTTTACATATCCTGTACCCCTTCGGATGCAAATGGTATTAAACAGTCTGCTTCTTTCACAGGCAAATCATGGAAACTGCATAGTCTCTCTGTGGCACCAGCAATAGATTGGGATGTAGATGGAAAAAAGGAAACGGATATTTTGGCTAAGATGGAAGATTGTGAAAAAGACGATCTGCTGTTGTTGCGAAATAACAATACCATTGTGCGCAATGCCGGGAAACTGAAATGCGACCAGGACGATGAGCAGGAGAAGGAGACCGGGAGCTGGTCCTATGACAAAGCCAGTAAAAAACTAACAATAAAAGAAGATAACGATGCCCAGGTACTTAATGTTGTTGAATCCAGTGGCAACCGCTTCGTGGTAACGTATACCTGGAAAGCGACCAATGGCACCTCGCACCAAATGACCGCAGTATATAATTAA
- the metA gene encoding homoserine O-acetyltransferase MetA — translation MPVKIPNNLPAIELLKKENIFVMSDLRADTQDIRPMRVLILNLMPLKISAETDFVRLLSNNPLQVEVEFLRLDSHTSKNISEEHLEMFYKGFGEIKGNFYDGLIITGAPVEMLEFEEVSYWNEITQIFDWARKHVTSTLYICWAAQAALYHFYGVEKKPLKEKLSGVFKHTANEKGHSLLRGFDDEFFIPHSRHTTILKSDLTDKEDLRILSESSDAGVAIVFSRGGREFYLTGHSEYAPLTLHEEYVRDRNKGLDVPVPKNYYRDNDPENAPLVCWTSHANLLFNNWLNYFVYQETPYNLEDVGKLGEIVQ, via the coding sequence ATGCCAGTTAAGATTCCGAATAATTTGCCAGCGATTGAGCTTTTAAAGAAGGAAAATATATTTGTTATGAGTGATCTGAGGGCAGATACTCAGGATATTCGCCCAATGCGTGTGCTTATCCTTAACCTGATGCCTCTTAAAATATCTGCTGAAACAGATTTTGTACGTTTATTATCCAACAATCCTTTACAGGTTGAAGTTGAATTTTTAAGACTCGATTCCCACACTTCTAAAAATATATCTGAAGAACATCTGGAAATGTTTTATAAAGGTTTTGGCGAAATAAAGGGAAACTTTTATGATGGTTTGATCATTACCGGCGCTCCTGTAGAAATGCTGGAGTTTGAGGAAGTAAGCTATTGGAATGAGATCACTCAAATCTTTGACTGGGCCAGAAAACACGTTACCTCAACGCTCTATATTTGCTGGGCGGCCCAGGCTGCGCTCTATCATTTTTATGGGGTAGAAAAAAAGCCATTAAAGGAAAAATTATCCGGGGTTTTCAAGCATACTGCCAATGAAAAGGGACATTCCCTGTTGAGAGGCTTTGACGACGAGTTCTTTATTCCCCATAGCAGACATACCACAATATTGAAATCGGATTTGACTGATAAGGAAGATCTTCGTATCCTGTCAGAATCTTCGGATGCAGGGGTAGCCATTGTATTTTCCCGGGGCGGGCGTGAATTTTATCTTACTGGTCACTCAGAATACGCTCCGCTAACCCTTCACGAGGAATATGTAAGAGACCGGAATAAAGGTCTTGATGTACCTGTACCGAAAAACTATTACCGGGATAATGATCCAGAGAATGCGCCATTGGTATGTTGGACAAGCCATGCGAATTTACTCTTCAATAATTGGCTCAATTACTTTGTTTACCAGGAAACACCTTATAATCTGGAGGACGTGGGTAAATTGGGAGAGATTGTTCAATAA
- a CDS encoding helix-turn-helix domain-containing protein, whose product MLYFASIAISLYLFVLLAVKPNKITADKLLMIWQLVATLHLAGLYLQVSGNYSQFPNLIGWGDLLALVHGPFLYLYILHLTTPVKFSKKKLLHFLPVVFAYLLWMSFLLQNPEQKLLLYDQGFSSPYYKTIEIITNICIIISGIIYVSAAIILLHRYKKKISEEFSTTDKISLNWLRYLIAGIAGIWVFVIFYPTAESIYFSASLYICFIGFLGVRQQQIFKTANASSRSAAEHPNFSTQKENLSEEPANVALMPNKIKYDWSSLTDAEAERIFQHLNTIMAQEKLYKNVELTLSKLAEALKLKDAVLSQVINSKFNKSFYDYINSLRVDECVKMIADEKNQNYTLLSIAFDCGFNSKSSFNRNFRKFTGKSPSDFFRKPTELIYHKAL is encoded by the coding sequence ATGTTATACTTCGCCAGCATTGCAATTTCTTTATACTTGTTCGTACTATTGGCAGTTAAGCCTAACAAAATAACTGCAGATAAACTACTCATGATTTGGCAGCTAGTAGCAACGCTTCACTTAGCCGGTTTATATTTACAGGTTTCAGGAAACTATAGCCAATTCCCCAATTTAATAGGCTGGGGAGATTTATTAGCACTTGTGCATGGGCCTTTTTTGTATCTATATATCCTTCATCTAACCACACCAGTAAAATTTAGCAAGAAAAAGCTACTTCATTTTTTACCTGTTGTTTTTGCCTATCTTTTATGGATGTCTTTTTTGCTACAAAACCCAGAACAAAAGCTATTGCTTTATGACCAGGGCTTTTCCTCGCCTTACTATAAAACCATTGAAATCATCACCAATATTTGCATAATCATTTCGGGAATTATTTATGTATCAGCCGCAATTATTCTACTGCATCGATATAAGAAAAAAATAAGCGAAGAATTTTCAACTACAGATAAAATCAGCTTGAATTGGCTGCGTTACCTGATTGCAGGCATCGCTGGAATTTGGGTCTTTGTTATTTTTTATCCTACAGCAGAGAGTATCTATTTCAGTGCCTCGTTGTACATCTGCTTCATCGGTTTTTTGGGTGTACGCCAACAGCAAATATTCAAAACCGCCAATGCCTCATCCCGCTCTGCTGCTGAGCATCCCAACTTTTCTACTCAAAAAGAAAACCTTTCAGAAGAGCCCGCTAACGTGGCATTAATGCCCAATAAAATAAAATACGACTGGTCTTCACTTACGGATGCCGAAGCTGAACGTATTTTCCAGCATCTTAACACGATAATGGCACAAGAAAAACTATATAAAAATGTGGAACTTACACTAAGTAAGTTAGCCGAAGCCTTAAAGCTAAAAGATGCTGTGCTATCGCAAGTGATCAATTCTAAGTTTAACAAGAGCTTTTACGACTATATCAATTCACTTAGGGTAGATGAATGTGTAAAAATGATTGCTGATGAAAAAAACCAAAACTATACACTGCTATCGATAGCTTTTGATTGTGGCTTCAATTCTAAATCTTCATTCAATCGCAATTTTCGCAAATTCACGGGTAAATCTCCTTCAGATTTTTTCAGAAAACCAACCGAGCTAATATACCACAAGGCGTTGTAG
- a CDS encoding LytR/AlgR family response regulator transcription factor: MSRKSVLVIDDEDHGRVLVKQYLEPYADFFVAGECSNGIEAVKFINMLEPDLIFLDIQMPGANGFEVLQRIDHVPDVIFTTAFDKYAIRAFEINVIDYLLKPYTKERFDQTMARLKSKPAALPQLAMGTFSSPHSYPERIMVEHQKRFKNISVHDIMYLKADGDYTRIYTEETSFLSSFGISVIAQKFDPAKFVRIHRSVIINLDYVQELYRDIGKTYLVLDNGLEFNIGRSYLPVIKSFIV; the protein is encoded by the coding sequence ATGTCAAGGAAATCTGTTTTGGTGATAGATGATGAAGATCACGGCAGAGTATTAGTTAAACAGTATTTAGAACCATATGCTGATTTTTTTGTTGCCGGCGAATGTTCTAATGGTATCGAAGCGGTTAAGTTTATCAATATGCTGGAACCGGACCTGATATTTCTCGACATCCAAATGCCCGGGGCCAACGGCTTCGAAGTTTTGCAAAGAATTGATCACGTGCCCGACGTGATATTTACTACCGCATTTGACAAATATGCGATCAGGGCTTTTGAAATCAACGTGATCGATTACCTGCTGAAACCCTATACAAAGGAGCGTTTTGATCAGACCATGGCTCGCCTGAAGAGCAAACCCGCCGCTCTTCCCCAACTCGCCATGGGCACATTTTCCAGTCCGCATAGCTATCCTGAACGGATCATGGTAGAGCATCAAAAACGCTTTAAAAACATTTCTGTTCATGATATCATGTACCTTAAAGCCGATGGCGATTACACCAGGATATATACTGAAGAAACGTCTTTTTTAAGTTCGTTTGGAATAAGTGTGATTGCTCAAAAATTTGATCCGGCTAAATTTGTAAGAATTCACCGATCTGTTATTATCAATTTAGACTATGTACAGGAGTTGTACCGGGATATTGGAAAAACCTACTTAGTATTAGATAATGGGCTCGAATTTAATATAGGCAGGAGCTACCTCCCTGTTATTAAGAGTTTTATTGTTTAA
- a CDS encoding alpha/beta hydrolase has translation MKNITLISIAATLLITQAFAQKKTKSIEMNTSKEHYTFQLSDKVTRQKVTFKNRYGITLSGDLYLPKNAGNEKLAALAISGPFGAVKQQSSGLYANIMAERGFAVVAFDPSYTGESGGEPRNVSSPEINTEDFSAAVDFLGLAKNVNRNKIGVIGICGFGGFALNATAIDKRVKAVATTSLYDMTRVMSKGYNDSVTSGQRTKTLEDLGQQRWKDAENGKPADGPRNLPETLKGDEPQFVKEYFDYYRTPRGFHVNSVNSNGAWLVTNPISFMNMPILSYVKEISPRPMLLIAGENAHSRYFSEDIFKVANEPKELVILPNTVHVDLYDKVDMIPFDKLELFFKQNLK, from the coding sequence ATGAAAAACATAACACTAATATCGATCGCAGCGACGCTTTTGATCACGCAAGCTTTCGCTCAAAAAAAAACTAAATCTATAGAAATGAATACATCAAAAGAACATTATACATTCCAACTCAGCGATAAAGTAACACGACAAAAAGTGACCTTTAAAAACCGTTATGGGATTACGTTAAGTGGCGATTTATACCTTCCAAAAAATGCAGGAAATGAAAAATTAGCTGCATTGGCTATTAGTGGCCCATTTGGTGCAGTGAAACAGCAATCATCTGGTTTATATGCAAACATCATGGCAGAAAGAGGTTTTGCCGTCGTTGCATTTGACCCTTCTTACACCGGCGAAAGCGGTGGTGAACCAAGAAATGTTTCTTCGCCAGAAATCAATACAGAAGATTTCAGTGCTGCAGTTGACTTTTTAGGATTAGCAAAAAACGTAAATAGAAACAAAATCGGCGTCATCGGCATTTGTGGCTTTGGAGGTTTTGCTTTAAACGCAACTGCCATTGACAAACGTGTGAAAGCTGTCGCAACCACAAGTTTGTATGATATGACAAGGGTGATGTCAAAAGGATATAACGATTCCGTAACGTCAGGGCAACGCACCAAAACATTAGAAGATTTGGGGCAGCAACGTTGGAAAGATGCCGAAAACGGAAAACCCGCTGACGGTCCACGTAATTTACCGGAAACATTGAAAGGCGATGAACCTCAATTTGTAAAGGAGTATTTTGATTATTACAGAACGCCACGTGGTTTTCACGTCAATTCTGTCAACTCAAACGGAGCCTGGTTGGTGACTAATCCAATATCGTTTATGAATATGCCTATTTTAAGTTACGTGAAAGAAATTTCGCCCAGACCAATGCTATTGATCGCAGGAGAAAATGCACATTCAAGATATTTTAGTGAAGATATTTTTAAAGTTGCAAATGAACCGAAAGAACTGGTTATTCTTCCAAATACTGTTCACGTAGATTTGTATGATAAAGTGGATATGATTCCTTTTGATAAGTTGGAGTTGTTTTTTAAACAAAATCTTAAATAG